The Theileria annulata chromosome 3, complete sequence, *** SEQUENCING IN PROGRESS *** genome has a segment encoding these proteins:
- a CDS encoding uncharacterized protein (1 probable transmembrane helix predicted for TA05215 by TMHMM2.0 at aa 1323-1345), which produces MLSSTINNVNGLKKCYHIIIRRNLGYLTISPLFITQLGTSSKLPEININNSGLVKDSNDFTNSSFEPSSPSEVVKCYQLLRSKLKGYDDLEFLERLSRKTLSNLTKLTPEELVNITEILSSLKYRNVLLMHAITESLYWMCKLRKVKLQHLTKFLKFSILLKYIPNVRYLDVFFKEIDDIKHKKTVGDYLRILQFLVKSDLWVYERYIKLYLKLYEHCVNNLGLMPHSNLSSFSQIQTIIDDSNTELFERICMNFEREVEKSEVKHLRMLCNSLLKSNINQLPLAFNRVIKYYLNCRKNDFTPNLSIETLNLYVKFYYRDTEILNKLGNIVAESLSNYTPSQLAILLNGFSTFSYKHKELIKAITQYISGLEIGDPTVNLRLISSLSNLISKTKFHHITSINYINHISTLLTTNTSDCIHSSGRADSVVSVDSGSVGMGLKRIITSDIIKLNQVPVQNSVNSTKPHKLMNKVKSSQVKGRLRYVPESTDIIKVQTLSECLAQFYEKFFNGVHPANERLIRRKLMLHHLKTHNSVGIGSIGGGISNKFEVNKSLSKVYNEKRYDNNYNTSIKRVKYKMRYSGSRYVQPTTYYINETKILKRLFLAQFTRKLPNSLNHGYMLMDNESNNHESTLISNRLRLVDGIIGSENDKYYVDTGINNIQWNKLRYKTKCKVWKELSLFKPVKGIINYLMENNNWMLDEKSTTVGVEKVQKSELEYIIAIISSLSRINCISFPLTNSLLQNFTKFVETCNDSETYSLRFLNSFNILLTSVKPIISTDRSSTILNSIMLFLKSGEFEGIIDEYLRSKTVEKSTLNKLLHNLSFIILYKNMDHFKSVNELKMNNSEGILNIMCKIIKEYHSVDTLDTNTIDTVEWLNNLSYTFWLINNEENVNSGKMFEEVSKIMYKEVNKIIEQLKIKNCETSLIKYYLSIIDNYQRSLNNNNSVNTSMSVKNIDVKNSLKELMEKYKMNEKMISNFVVDGLKLKNNLAFFQKIMEFNKINPNTRHGDTQLYNFYYYYYAASSPGLISPLSDPVNHANGFRKSFSDVRLAKITHRGKEAPIRFVFHEILRILSKHKRSLHTLELEKALRNIGFEGVNISTNKELFDLLNNNKLIEFNIATKRLLYKNRFESIVSQETLLSFVVSNTYKGLRVNLELLSSSPSMVIWVNDLLKYRKVRVLRSNSSNTKGKKRCRFAGSQNQCGVYSSSKCQECYSNVEGLILFPLGKDQFEHDRFKLDHDIKNLWDSVAIPSMDQLLRDYNISQTVITFQPVQTEKKKRKEAKGYESKCLICLDIRLKCGKYTTRISLVLRNSEKELTFNNFNFNTYIIAYYILNILTLYLTYIVLNRKLKCVKMTMLNRIRNKKS; this is translated from the exons ATGCTTTCATCTACTATCAATAATGTAAATGGTTTAAAAAAATGTTACCATATAATTATACGGAGAAATCTTGGATATTTGACTATTTCTCCTCTTTTTATAACTCAATTAGGAACAAGTTCAAAATTACCggaaattaatataaataacagtg GTCTAGTTAAAGATTCCAATGattttacaaattctaGTTTTGAACCCAGTTCGCCCTCTGAAGTAGTAAAATGTTATCAACTACTTAGAAGCAAATTAAAGGGATATGATGACTTGGAATTCTTGGAAAGACTATCAAGGAAAACCTTGtcaaatttaacaaaacTGAC GCCTGAGGAATTGGTTAATATCACTGAAATATTATCATCGCTAAAGTACAGAAATGTGCTTCTAATGCACGCCATAACTGAGTCACTTTATTGGATGTGTAAGCTTAGAAAAGTTAAATTACAACATTTAACAAAGTTTTTAAAGTTTTCTATTCTTCTcaa GTATATACCTAATGTGAGATATTTGGATGTATTTTTTAAGGAAATTGATGATATTAAACATAAAAAAACTGTCGGAGATtatttaagaatattacAATTCTTG GTGAAGAGTGACTTATGGGTATATGAAAGATATATAAAGTTATATTTGAAGCTTTATGAACACtgtgttaataatttgggCCTTATGCCACACAGTAATTTATCTTCTTTTTCTCAAATTCAAACCATAATTGATGATTCCAATAC AGAATTGTTTGAGAGAATTTGTATGAATTTCGAAAGAGAAGTGGAGAAGTCCGAAGTAAAACACTTGAGAATGTTGTGCAATTCGTTATTAAAATCGAATATTAATCAATTACCATTGGCATTTAATAGA GtcataaaatattacttaaacTGCCgtaaaaatgattttacACCCAATTTATCTATTGAAACCctaaa TTTGTATGTGAAGTTTTATTATCGAGATACcgaaatattaaataaacttgGGAATATTGTGGCTGAAAGTTTATCTAATTATACACCATCTCAG ttggcaatattattaaacgGATTTTCAACGTTTTCTTACAAACATAAGGAGTTAATTAAGGCAATAACTCAGTATATCTCAG GATTAGAAATAGGTGATCCAACTGTTAATCTTAGGCTCATTTCTTCTCTATCGAATCTCATTTCCAAGACTAAATTTCACCATATCACTTCGATCAACTATATTAATCACATTTCAACACTCCTTACCACAAATACTAGTGATTGTATTCATAGTAGTGGTAGGGCTGATAGTGTAGTAAGCGTTGATAGTGGTAGTGTGGGAATGGGACTTAAAAGGATAATAACTAgtgatataataaaattaaatcaagTTCCGGTACAAAATTCAGTTAATTCAACTAAACCAC acaaattaatgaataaagTAAAATCAAGCCAAGTAAAGGGAAGATTGAGATATGTACCAGAGTCAActgatataataaaagtaCAAACTCTTTCCGAATGTTTGGCCCAATTTTATGAGAAATTCTTCAATGGAGTCCATCCAGCAAATGAGAGACTAATtagaagaaaattaatgttaCATCACCTTAAGACTCATAATAGTGTTGGTATTGGTAGTATTGGTGGTGGAATTAGTAATAAGTTTGAGGTGAACAAGAGTTTAAGTAAAGTGTATAATGAGAAAAgatatgataataattataacaCATCAATTAAAAGGGTAAAATATAAGATGAGATATTCTGGTTCGAGATATGTACAGCCAACCACTTACTACATTAATGaaactaaaatattaaaacgGTTATTTTTGGCCCAATTCACACGAAAGTTGCCCAATTCTCTAAACCATGGGTATATGCTAATGGATAATGAATCTAATAATCATGAATCTACCCTTATAAGTAATAGATTGAGATTAGTTGACGGGATAATTGGTAGTGAAAATGATAAGTATTATGTTGATACtggtattaataatatacaatgGAATAAGTTAAGGTATAAAACCAAGTGTAAGGTTTGGAAGGAATTGAGTTTATTTAAGCCTGTAAAAGGtataattaactacttaatgGAGAATAATAACTGGATGTTAGATGAAAAATCCACAACGGTTGGTGTGGAAAAGGTTCAAAAAAGTGAATTAGAGTATATAATAGcaataatttcatcattaaGTAGAATTAACTGTATATCATTTCCACTAACAAATTCActtttacaaaattttactaaattcGTTGAAACCTGTAATGACTCTGAAACCTATAGTTTAAGGTTCTTAAATTCGTTTAATATACTTTTAACATCAGTTAAACCCATAATATCAACTGACCGCTCATCAACCATACTCAACTCTATTATGTTATTTCTCAA GAGTGGAGAATTTGAGGGGATAATTGACGAATATTTAAGAAGTAAAACTGTTGAAAAAAGTACTttgaacaaattattacacaATTTATCATTCATTATTCTCTACAAAAACATGGATCATTTTAAG AGTGTAAATGAGttgaaaatgaataattcggaaggaatattaaatattatgtgtaaaataattaaagaatatCATAGTGTTGATACTTTGGATACAAACACAATTGATACTGTGGAATggttaaataatttatcatacacattttggttaatcaataatgaagaaaatgttaataGTGGTAAAATGTTTGAAGAAGTtagtaaaataatgtataaggaagttaataaaataattgaacaattaaaaataaaaaactGTGAAACTAGCCTTATCAAATACTACTTGAGtattattgataattatcaaagatcattaaataataataatagtgttAATACAAGTATGAGTGTAAAGAATATTGATGTAAAAAATAGCTTAAAGGAGTTGAtggaaaaatataaaatgaacGAGAAGATGATAAGTAATTTCGTGGTTGACGgactaaaattaaaaaataatttggcttttttccaaaaaataatggaatttaataaaataaatccTAATACTCGCCATGGTGATACCCAACTTTACAatttttactattatta TTACGCAGCATCCTCTCCGGGGTTGATAAGTCCTCTCTCTGATCCCGTTAATCATGCTAATGGTTTCAGGAAAAGCTTTTCTGATGTAAGATTAGCCAAGATAACCCATAGAGGGAAGGAAGCACCCATAAGATTTGTATTTCATGAAATTTTAAGGATATTATCAAAGCACAAGAGATCTTTACATACTTTGGAATTAGAGAAAGCGTTAAGAAATATAGGATTTGAG GGAGTGAATATATCTACTAATAAAGAGTTGTTTGATTTGTTGAATAATAACAAGTTAATAGAGTTTAACATAGCTACTAAGCGCTTGCTTTACAAGAACAGGTTTGAGTCGATAGTATCTCAGGAGACGCTTCTGTCTTTCGTCGTCAGTAACACATATAAAGGACTCAGAGTTAACCTTGAACTCCTTTCCTCTAGTCCTTCTATGGTCATTTGGGTCAATGatcttttaaaatatcGCAAAGTGAGGGTTTTACGCTCTAATTCATCAAATACTAAAG GTAAGAAGAGGTGTCGCTTTGCCGGGTCTCAGAACCAGTGTGGAGTATACAGCTCCTCAAAGTGTCAGGAGTGCTACAGTAACGTAGAAGGCTTGATCCTGTTCCCGCTCGGCAAGGATCAGTTCGAACACGACCGTTTTAAGCTCGATCATGACATCAAAAATCTCTGGGACTCA GTGGCGATACCTTCAATGGATCAATTATTACGTGATTATAACATTTCTCAGACTGTAATTACATTTCAACCAGTTCAAAC TGAGAAGAAGAAGCGTAAGGAAGCAAAAGGGTATGAATCAAAGtgtttaatttgtttagaTATAAGGTTAAAATGCGGAAAATATACAACACGCATCTCTTTAGTCCTCAGGAACTCAGAGAAGGAGTTAACcttcaataattttaattttaacactTATATAATAGcatattatattcttaatatattaacattgtatttaacatatatagtattgaacagaaaattaaaatgtgttaaaatGACAATGTTAAACAgaattagaaataaaaaatcatgA
- a CDS encoding glucose-6-phosphate-1-dehydrogenase, putative (note;~Tap-24g11.q1c.C.cand.4 - score = 48.18) yields MKTSEKVLEFNEPVPEKLYTRVFRTMSTMESYASNSTINSNFCSDYNSWLKSFYSSKINDFLEFQNTSHINSYVITMNIVLSAKSDGFDEYDDVLFEPCLLDCHTEEGFVLTASHLILHKIRRKLSKSPDVTVKIGLSGGSTPRGIYRFLGNMKDLDIDFNRIIFFLVDERYVPSDDEMSNIRLLRNTLLKHWPVPESNLVFPDTSLPLEECVKKYEADLEAVFGVVTTHVNSNTDPAHRVAGKSEMSSTEFESFDHSFYKPKYSIVPDLVTLGIGEDFHIAGLFPEYLSTLDSSYVTDTLHRVMATYTETTVVRERISCSLPFLSCAPTKLFFLKGERKKRIWNTMLQYRHYDPIRFPATQIFTKPGCIAVLDSSTIRKVRLKIPMDQNDFLTFILFGSGGDLARRKIYPALFHLFYLGFLPHKFHILAISRSHIDFEEFFSQISNDIFSSINTNIFIRNPAIRFDFPSVITEFKSRCSRICLKYDDSSFFDRFTEKVREIDRNSVTSHRMVYLATPSEAYQNILRVVTSCCKPENGWFRVMLEKPFGRDLKSCEEIDRFLSDHVAPDETFLVDHYLGKPVVSCILSSKISTKYSRIFNRKYIRSVHILLKEEIGSFGRDYFESYGIIRDMIQNHGMQLLSLIAMHCEHKKHLPQNKFSVLKCVRTVQLSDLVIGQYSESEKGCSYRAEKGVPKDSLCATYCTVVLWVDNEDWEGVPFVITSGKGLEDKLVEIRLAFKCDPPKDICYDFVPTHLVYRIQPQPSVFWRKDFTEVKVGEVKDSYASDLENEKYFNTEEKILVDVEASAAKRTIEGAYELLFFYAFSNKRDIFPTIKQVNEAWRIFTPVLEEISEKKVEPFLYPRGSPGPKEADALLSLL; encoded by the exons ATGAAAACATCGGAGAAGGTCCTAGAATTTAATGAACCAGTTCCTGAGAAGCTTTATACACGCGTTTTTAGGACAATGTCAACAATGGAATCTTATGCCTCCAATTCCACAATCAACTCCAATTTCTGTTCAGACTACAACAGCTGGCTTAAGTCCTTTTATTCTTCCAAAATCAATGATTTTCTCGAATTTCAAAACACCTCACATA TTAATAGTTATGTGATAACGATGAATATAGTATTAAGTGCTAAGAGCGATGGGTTTGATGAGTATGACGACGTGTTGTTTGAGCCATGTCTTCTGGACTGTCACACAGAGGAGGGGTTTGTTCTAACGGCATCCCACTTGATTTTGCACAAGATTAGGCGAAAGCTGTCGAAGTCGCCTGACGTGACGGTTAAAATTGGTCTTTCTGGAGGATCTACTCCGAGAGGAATTTACCGATTTCTGGGTAATATGAAGGACCTGGATATTGACTTTAACCGTATAATATTCTTCCTAGTGGACGAACGTTATGTACCGTCAGACGACGAAATGTCGAATATCAGACTCTTGAGAAACACCCTGCTTAAACACTGGCCAGTTCCCGAGTCTAACTTAGTTTTCCCTGACACTTCACTTCCATTAGAAGAATGTGTTAAGAAATATGAAGCTGATTTGGAAGCTGTTTTCGGAGTTGTTACTACACACGTGAATTCAAATACAGATCCGGCTCATCGAG TGGCTGGAAAAAGTGAAATGTCGAGTACTGAATTTGAATCATTTGACCATTCGTTTTATAAGCCCAAGTACTCAATAGTCCCTGATTTGGTTACATTGGGAATAGGAGAAGACTTCCATATCGCAGGGCTTTTCCCAGAATACCTGTCAACACTAGACTCATCATACGTTACTGACACATTACACAGAGTTATGGCAACTTATACTGAGACGACAGTAGTGAGGGAAAGGATCTCATGTTCCCTACCATTCCTCTCATGTGCCCCCACCAAGTTATTCTTTTTGAAAGGAGAACGGAAAAAGAGGATTTGGAACACAATGCTACAATATAGACATTACGACCCGATCCGCTTCCCAGCCACGCAAATCTTTACAAAGCCAGGCTGCATAGCTGTTCTAGATTCCTCAACCATCAGGAAAGTGCGCCTCAAAATTCCAATGGACCAAAACGACTTTTTAACCTTCATTCTATTTGGAAGTGGAGGAGATCTTGCCCGCAGGAAGATCTATCCGGCGCTATTTCACCTGTTCTACCTGGGCTTTTTACCACACAAGTTCCACATTCTGGCAATCTCACGCTCACACATCGATTTCGAGGAGTTCTTCTCGCAAATCTCAAACGACATCTTCTCCTCAATAAATACTAACATCTTCATAAGGAATCCAGCAATTCGGTTTGATTTCCCGTCAGTCATTACAGAATTCAAAAGTCGATGCTCAAGAAT TTGTTTGAAGTATGATGACTCGAGCTTTTTTGATCGTTTTACGGAAAAGGTGCGCGAAATCGATCGAAACTCAGTGACTTCCCACAGAATGGTGTACCTCGCAACGCCGTCAGAAGCATATCAAAACATATTAAGAGTTGTGACCTCGTGTTGCAAGCCAGAGAATGGATGGTTTAGAGTGATGTTAGAAAAGCCGTTTGGCAGGGATTTAAAATCATGTGAAGAGATTGACCGATTTCTGAGTGACCATGTGGCACCAGACGAGACCTTTTTGGTGGACCATTATCTGGGGAAGCCAGTGGTGAGTTGCATCTTGTCATCCAAAATCTCTACCAAGTATTCTCGCATTTTTAATCGCAAATATATTCGAAGCGTCCACATACTGCTGAAGGAGGAGATTGGCTCCTTTGGAAGAGATTACTTCGAATCCTACGGGATCATAAGAGATATGATCCAAAACCACGGAATGCAGTTATTATCGCTGATTGCAATGCACTGTGAACATAAGAAACACTTACCGCAAAATAAGTTTTCTGTTCTCAAGTGTGTTAGAACTGTCCAGCTCAGCGACCTAGTGATAGGTCAATATAGTGAGAGTGAAAAGGGTTGCAGTTACAGAGCTGAAAAAGGTGTACCAAAGGATTCTTTGTGTGCAACATATTGTACAGTAGTGCTTTGGGTGGATAATGAGGACTGGGAAGGCGTGCCATTCGTGATCACATCAGGCAAGGGCCTTGAAGACAAACTCGTCGAGATCAGACTAGCCTTCAAATGTGATCCTCCCAAAGACATCTGCTACGATTTCGTTCCCACGCACCTTGTCTACCGGATCCAACCCCAGCCATCAGTCTTCTGGCGAAAAGACTTCACCGAGGTCAAGGTCGGCGAGGTCAAGGACTCCTACGCCTCTGACCTTGAAAATGAGAAGTACTTCAACACTGAGGAGAAGATTCTGGTCGATGTTGAGGCCTCAGCAGCTAAGCGCACAATTGAAGGTGCCTACGAATTGTTATTCTTCTACGCGTTTTCCAACAAGAGGGATATTTTCCCCACGATAAAGCAGGTTAACGAGGCATGGAGGATATTCACTCCAGTTCTAGAGGAAATCTCAGAAAAGAAAGTTGAGCCCTTTTTGTATCCCAGAGGTTCTCCAGGTCCCAAAGAAGCTGACGCTCTTCTATCCTTGCTATAG
- a CDS encoding uncharacterized protein (note;~Tap-24g11.q1c.C.cand.3 - score = 19.45) has product MLSNETFLARIDSEIKEKKFYESMQHILTLIKRLAMRKKYEESLEILYKYSLTYLDEKEYILAGELMDEYTKICESYNIPLNSNILNQLITVFQFPYSHIPLNTTNNTNTANTIDKSKLEEIMVLYVKYMNRAILYSKSEGEPNGSPALHRVLGEYYFHVKQYNKAQSNLIYSQDVELLLKVINEWKAESDEDDGDFFYLRAVLMLLAAGDVCNAKCFLYLLDYDLEDAEVTGYSGGFPLLPSLLPLPIQFGNLLSESCENGNFELFKDACETYKDLIELDKEYTQLLNRIKSNYFKDDQDMFNSDNNFENTISNLLKSFI; this is encoded by the exons ATGTTGAGTAACGAGACTTTTTTGGCTAGAATTGACTCCGAAATTAAGGAGAAAAAGTTCTATGAATCTATGCAACACATTCTCACACTCATTAAACG ACTTGCTATGAGAAAGAAATATGAGGAATCTCTTGAAATTCTATACAAATATTCACTCACTTATCTCg aTGAAAAGGAATATATACTTGCTGGCGAATTAATGGATgaatatactaaaatttGCGAATCTTATAACATTCCTCTCAACTCCAATATTCTAAATCAACTTATTACAGTTTTTCAATTCCCCTACTCACACATTCCACTCAACACTACAAATAACACTAATACCGCAAATACTATTGATAAGAGTAAATTGGAAGAAATAATGGTACtatatgtaaaatatatgaatcgagctatattatatagtaaGAGTGAGGGGGAACCTAACGGTAGTCCTGCTTTGCACAGGGTTTTGGGTGAGTATTACTTCCACGTAAAACAGTACAATAAGGCTCAGAGTAACTTGATATATTCTCAAGATGTTGAACTACTACTGAAGGTTATTAATGAGTGGAAGGCAGAAAGTGATGAGGATGACGGCGATTTCTTTTACTTGAGGGCCGTTCTTATGTTATTAGCTGCCGGCGATGTCTGTAATGCCAAGtgttttttatatttattagacTATGATTTAGAAGATGCTGAGGTAACGGGTTATAGCGGGGGATTTCCGTTATTACCTTCCCTa TTACCGTTACCGATCCAGTTTGGGAATTTATTGAGTGAGAGTTGTGAAAATGGGAACTTCGAACTTTTTAAGGATGCGTGTGAAACATACAAGGACTTGATTGAACTTGACAAGGAATACACACAGCTACTTAACAGGATCAAGTCCAATTATTTTAAGGACGATCAAGACATGTTCAACTCAGACAATAACTTTGAAAACACAATTTCAAACCTCTTAAAATctttcatttaa